From Alteromonas australica, one genomic window encodes:
- the fabF gene encoding beta-ketoacyl-ACP synthase II gives MTKRRVVVTGLGMLSPLGLNSEETWRRLLAGESGIGEITHFDSSNYSTRFAGQINDFDPLEYIEKKETKKMDRFIQLGIAAGKQAMADSGLTITEDNAHRVGVAIGSGIGGLEQIEQNHLKLLNGSPKRVSPFFVPSTITNMISGFLSIMEGLKGPNINVVTACTTGVHNIGIAARTIAYGDADAMLAGGAEASITPLGIAGFAAARALSARNDDPQAASRPWDKDRDGFVMGEGAGVVMLEEYDAAVARGATIYAELVGFGMSGDAYHMTSPPADGEGAAASMENAIRDAGITPESIGYINAHGTSTPAGDVAEVAAVKRVFNDHAYELLVSSTKSMTGHLLGAAGSVEAIFTLLALRDKMAPPTINLDTPGEGCDLDFVAKKAKVFTSEYALCNSFGFGGTNGSLIFKRL, from the coding sequence GTGACAAAACGTCGCGTAGTGGTTACTGGTCTTGGAATGCTTTCACCCTTAGGTCTCAACAGTGAAGAGACATGGCGCCGTCTGCTTGCAGGCGAAAGCGGTATTGGTGAAATCACTCATTTCGACAGCAGTAATTATTCCACCCGTTTCGCTGGTCAAATTAATGATTTTGACCCGTTGGAATATATTGAGAAAAAAGAAACGAAAAAAATGGACAGGTTTATCCAGCTGGGAATTGCAGCGGGTAAACAAGCCATGGCAGATTCAGGCTTAACGATTACCGAAGACAATGCGCATCGAGTCGGTGTTGCAATTGGTTCTGGAATCGGTGGGCTAGAGCAAATAGAGCAAAATCACCTTAAGCTACTTAACGGCAGTCCAAAGCGGGTATCTCCGTTTTTTGTTCCTTCAACTATCACCAACATGATTTCAGGCTTCTTGTCTATCATGGAAGGACTAAAAGGGCCTAACATCAATGTAGTGACAGCCTGTACCACAGGTGTGCACAACATTGGTATTGCTGCGCGTACCATCGCCTATGGTGATGCTGACGCTATGCTAGCTGGTGGTGCGGAAGCGTCTATTACCCCTCTTGGTATTGCCGGTTTTGCAGCGGCTAGAGCGCTTTCCGCACGTAACGACGATCCGCAAGCGGCAAGTCGTCCATGGGACAAAGACAGAGATGGCTTTGTTATGGGCGAAGGCGCGGGCGTGGTTATGCTGGAAGAGTACGATGCTGCAGTGGCACGTGGTGCCACCATTTATGCAGAATTAGTAGGCTTTGGCATGAGCGGTGACGCTTATCATATGACGTCTCCGCCTGCAGACGGTGAAGGTGCCGCAGCCTCAATGGAAAATGCCATTAGAGACGCGGGCATTACGCCTGAAAGCATTGGTTATATTAATGCACACGGCACGTCTACCCCAGCGGGTGATGTGGCTGAGGTTGCCGCTGTTAAGCGCGTATTTAACGATCACGCTTACGAGTTGTTGGTGAGCTCAACAAAGTCAATGACAGGGCATTTGTTAGGCGCTGCCGGTTCTGTAGAGGCAATCTTTACGCTATTAGCACTTAGAGACAAAATGGCTCCGCCTACCATTAATCTGGACACACCAGGAGAAGGGTGCGACCTGGACTTTGTGGCGAAAAAAGCCAAAGTGTTTACGTCAGAGTATGCATTGTGTAATTCGTTTGGCTTCGGTGGTACTAACGGGTCACTTATTTTCAAACGGTTATAA
- a CDS encoding haloalkane dehalogenase has product MQVLKTPEEAFSFITDFPYPPRYINVTDTMGGEIVMAYYQAGPDDGLPVVLLHGEPTWAYLYRKMMPRLVDAGFNVFVPDLIGFGRSDKPVHQKDYTYARHLIWLKEWFQQVINQPAALFCQDWGGLLGLRLVADMPEKFVAVMASNTGLPTGDKPPSDAFIKWRRFSQDVPEFPTSEVIQQGTVSLLNKPTLKAYDAPFPSERYKAGARAFPLLVPTSPDNPESNANREAWENLQQFCRPFMTAFSDQDPVTAGGDTIMQKRIAGCSGVTHTTIEGGGHFVQEDKGEELAHHLIAFIQQ; this is encoded by the coding sequence ATGCAAGTACTCAAAACCCCCGAAGAGGCTTTTTCGTTTATCACTGATTTCCCTTACCCGCCTCGATACATCAACGTCACCGATACCATGGGGGGAGAAATCGTGATGGCCTATTATCAAGCAGGGCCAGATGACGGACTCCCCGTTGTGCTATTACACGGTGAACCTACCTGGGCGTATCTGTACCGTAAAATGATGCCGCGACTGGTTGATGCAGGTTTTAACGTATTCGTTCCCGATCTTATTGGCTTTGGGCGCTCCGATAAGCCCGTGCATCAAAAAGACTATACTTATGCGCGGCATCTAATTTGGCTAAAAGAATGGTTTCAACAAGTTATTAATCAGCCAGCGGCCCTTTTTTGTCAAGATTGGGGTGGGCTTTTAGGCCTGCGCTTAGTCGCCGACATGCCAGAGAAATTTGTTGCCGTCATGGCGTCAAATACTGGGCTGCCAACCGGGGATAAGCCTCCCTCGGATGCATTTATAAAGTGGCGTCGCTTTTCACAAGATGTGCCTGAGTTTCCCACCTCAGAAGTTATTCAACAAGGCACGGTATCTCTACTGAATAAACCAACATTGAAGGCTTATGATGCCCCCTTTCCTTCTGAACGCTATAAAGCAGGCGCACGGGCATTTCCACTCCTTGTACCCACATCACCGGATAACCCAGAGTCCAACGCAAACCGTGAAGCCTGGGAAAACCTACAGCAGTTTTGCCGCCCATTTATGACGGCATTCAGCGACCAAGACCCTGTCACCGCTGGCGGTGATACCATCATGCAGAAACGAATAGCTGGATGTTCAGGCGTAACACACACCACGATAGAAGGTGGCGGACACTTTGTACAAGAGGATAAAGGTGAGGAACTTGCCCACCACCTCATCGCATTTATACAACAATGA
- a CDS encoding SDR family NAD(P)-dependent oxidoreductase has protein sequence MDSLLDFSDHVVLVTGAGSGFGRLLAQGLALRGAKLVLSDINEHALTEVRQSLASSCDAITLAGDIALESVNQSLVDAAVNQFGRLDIAVNNAGIAHQPAPVHQMTEDIIDRQFAVNVKGVMFGMKYQIPVMLAQKQGHIMNVSSLAGLGGAPKGAAYAAAKHAVAGVTRTAAVEYGRKNVRVNAICPFYSPTNILNVDGYNTPEAQAQLGMGSPMKRLADPQEIVNTMLLLLSPGNSYMNGQTIAVDGGVTAW, from the coding sequence ATGGATTCATTACTCGATTTTAGCGACCACGTCGTGTTGGTTACTGGTGCAGGCAGTGGTTTTGGGCGGCTTTTAGCTCAAGGTCTAGCACTACGAGGCGCAAAACTTGTACTCAGTGACATCAATGAACATGCGTTAACGGAAGTACGGCAATCGCTAGCCTCATCATGTGACGCTATTACCCTTGCCGGCGATATAGCCCTTGAAAGCGTAAATCAGTCCTTGGTAGACGCAGCGGTAAACCAATTTGGTCGCCTAGATATTGCGGTTAACAATGCCGGCATTGCCCATCAACCTGCGCCTGTTCATCAAATGACAGAAGACATAATAGATCGTCAATTTGCGGTTAATGTAAAAGGTGTAATGTTTGGTATGAAATACCAGATACCCGTTATGCTAGCCCAAAAGCAAGGCCATATCATGAATGTTAGCTCGCTAGCAGGTTTAGGTGGTGCCCCTAAAGGCGCTGCTTATGCCGCAGCCAAACACGCGGTAGCCGGTGTCACCCGCACCGCCGCCGTAGAGTATGGAAGAAAAAATGTAAGGGTGAACGCCATTTGCCCATTTTACAGCCCAACCAATATTCTTAATGTAGATGGCTATAATACGCCTGAAGCCCAAGCGCAATTGGGCATGGGAAGCCCGATGAAACGCTTGGCTGACCCACAAGAAATTGTTAATACTATGCTGTTACTGTTGTCACCAGGAAACAGTTACATGAACGGTCAAACCATTGCTGTAGATGGCGGAGTTACTGCGTGGTAA